A window of the Helianthus annuus cultivar XRQ/B chromosome 4, HanXRQr2.0-SUNRISE, whole genome shotgun sequence genome harbors these coding sequences:
- the LOC110941497 gene encoding uncharacterized acetyltransferase At3g50280 — protein sequence MSSTLVNLISECFIKPLDELSPEAKQPIHFTPFELAWLNFKYSQRGLLFRKPPSPDCFSITTFLNHLQHSLSATLTHFYPLASRFATRKQENPPSYVIYLDPENSPGAKFIYAKAGATVSDVLDPPDVPLLVHSFFDLNNAICYDGHTLPLLSIQVTELVDGIFIGCSFNHMVTDGTSLWHFMAAWSEIFRSGGQSVSRPPVFKRWVLDGYDPIINLPYNHQDQFIERFENQTFKERFFSFSTTAISKLKATANSECNTQKISSLQAVIALLWRCITRARCLPYDCEITCSLMFSTRARLNPPLSDDYFGNPVHIVGGKATVGDLLAHGLGWAAFRLHEAVINHDDKAIKEEVESWIKSPVIYKRIHLFGANLVRAASSPRFDMYGCEFGLGKALAVRSGCTNKCDGKITMHPGREGGGSMDVEVCLMPEYMKNIQSDQELMSYLMIY from the exons ATGAGTTCTACACTAGTCAATCTCATTTCAGAATGCTTCATCAAACCACTGGACGAGCTCTCACCTGAGGCAAAGCAGCCTATCCATTTCACACCTTTTGAGCTGGCCTGGCTCAACTTCAAATACTCCCAAAGAGGTCTCCTTTTCAGAAAACCACCTTCACCAGATTGTTTCTCAATAACCACTTTCTTGAATCACCTCCAACACTCTCTCTCCGCCACCCTCACTCATTTCTACCCGCTCGCCAGTCGTTTTGCCACTAGAAAACAAGAAAACCCACCTTCATATGTCATCTACTTGGATCCAGAAAACTCCCCTGGCGCCAAGTTTATTTATGCCAAGGCGGGAGCCACAGTATCCGACGTACTTGACCCACCCGACGTACCTTTACTTGTCCATTCGTTTTTTGATCTTAATAACGCCATTTGCTATGACGGTCACACATTGCCTCTGTTATCCATTCAG GTGACTGAACTTGTGGATGGAATATTCATCGGTTGCTCTTTCAACCACATGGTGACCGACGGGACCTCTTTATGGCATTTCATGGCTGCTTGGAGTGAAATATTCAGATCCGGAGGACAATCAGTTTCTCGTCCTCCGGTATTCAAGCGATGGGTGCTGGATGGATATGATCCTATAATCAATCTCCCCTACAACCATCAAGATCAGTTTATTGAACGATTTGAAAATCAAACCTTTAAAGAGCGATTCTTCAGTTTCTCCACAACGGCCATCTCCAAACTCAAAGCAACAGCAAATTCTGAATGCAATACGCAAAAGATTTCAAGTTTACAAGCTGTGATCGCGCTTTTATGGAGGTGCATCACCCGTGCGCGATGTCTACCATATGATTGTGAAATCACTTGTTCTTTGATGTTTTCTACGCGGGCAAGGTTAAACCCACCTTTGTCGGATGATTATTTTGGTAACCCAGTTCACATTGTGGGAGGCAAAGCAACTGTGGGAGATTTGTTGGCTCATGGTCTTGGTTGGGCGGCTTTCCGACTACACGAAGCCGTGATAAACCACGATGATAAAGCAATCAAGGAAGAGGTTGAGTCATGGATAAAAAGTCCCGTGATATATAAACGGATTCACCTGTTTGGTGCAAACCTTGTGCGAGCTGCGAGCTCACCGAGATTTGACATGTATGGGTGTGAATTTGGATTGGGTAAAGCGCTTGCGGTTAGAAGTGGGTGCACTAACAAATGCGATGGGAAGATAACAATGCATCCGGGGCGAGAGGGTGGCGGTAGCATGGACGTAGAAGTTTGCCTTATGCCGGAATATATGAAAAATATTCAATCTGACCAGGAGCTCATGAGTTATCTAATGATATACTAA